The proteins below come from a single Desulfitobacterium metallireducens DSM 15288 genomic window:
- a CDS encoding YbjN domain-containing protein: protein MTLFQILYETLSENGWEFDHDKKNEIFRLEIRGVNADFHCFIIVDEEQESLLCNTHINQKIPFLKRIEICNFINRVNYELANGNFEMDMDDGEIRFRTFLDLENTEPSQEQLMNLIWNGSQSFDTYYPGIVKIVFEEFSAEEAMAICTQEDD, encoded by the coding sequence ATGACCTTGTTTCAAATTCTCTATGAAACACTATCTGAAAATGGCTGGGAATTTGATCATGATAAAAAAAATGAAATTTTCCGTTTAGAAATTCGAGGCGTAAACGCTGATTTTCATTGCTTCATTATTGTCGATGAAGAGCAAGAATCCCTACTCTGCAATACGCATATTAATCAAAAAATCCCCTTCCTCAAACGAATTGAAATCTGTAATTTCATAAACCGAGTGAATTACGAACTCGCAAATGGTAATTTTGAAATGGACATGGATGACGGAGAAATCCGTTTTCGAACTTTTCTCGATCTTGAAAATACTGAGCCTTCCCAAGAGCAATTGATGAACCTTATTTGGAACGGCTCGCAAAGTTTTGATACCTACTACCCTGGAATTGTAAAGATTGTTTTTGAAGAATTTTCTGCTGAAGAAGCAATGGCAATATGTACTCAAGAAGACGACTGA
- a CDS encoding alpha/beta-type small acid-soluble spore protein, translating into MAGERNSNTPAVQGAEQGLDQFKYEIANELGVQLGGDRTSRENGSVGGQMTKRMIKFAEQSLKNGGRI; encoded by the coding sequence ATGGCAGGAGAAAGAAACAGTAACACACCAGCAGTACAAGGCGCAGAACAAGGTTTAGACCAATTCAAGTATGAAATTGCGAATGAATTAGGCGTTCAACTCGGTGGCGACCGCACAAGCCGTGAAAACGGTTCTGTCGGGGGGCAAATGACGAAACGTATGATCAAATTCGCTGAACAATCCTTGAAAAATGGTGGTCGAATCTAA
- the ltrA gene encoding group II intron reverse transcriptase/maturase has protein sequence MKVTESGNSKHRQLRFEDYLQRVSAEQREYAEVCAPPKMTETDNTNTNKQTEGLLKQILSVENLNRAYKQVKRNKGAGGIDGMQVDELLPFLKEHKNELLQSLWDGKYRPKPVRRVEIPKENGKTRKLGIPTVVDRLIQQAITQVLSPIFEEQFSNNSFGFRPNRSAHDALLKCQGHITEGYKYVVDMDLEKYFDTVNQSKLIQILSETIKDGRVISLIHKFLRAGVMVDGLFEESPEGVPQGGPLSPLLGNIMLNECDHELEKRGHRFVRYADDMMIFCKSKKAAKRALDHILPFIEGKLFLKVNREKTKISHVNYVKYLGYSFYIYRGFGRLRIHPKSIQKLKDKIREVTGRSNGMGIEERRTKLNQIVRGWTNYFKLADARNLLKTLDEWLRSRIRMVTWKRWKRTRTRFENLKKVGIQEEQAWMWANTRKGYWRTAHSPILTKALSNKRFERIGYLSFSECYSAK, from the coding sequence ATGAAAGTTACTGAAAGTGGTAATTCAAAACACAGACAACTTCGATTCGAAGACTATCTGCAAAGGGTATCTGCGGAACAGAGAGAGTATGCGGAAGTGTGCGCGCCACCTAAGATGACTGAAACCGACAACACCAACACGAACAAGCAGACAGAAGGCTTGCTTAAGCAAATTCTTAGCGTCGAAAACCTAAACCGAGCTTACAAACAGGTGAAGAGAAATAAAGGCGCAGGTGGAATCGATGGTATGCAGGTGGATGAACTTCTACCCTTCCTGAAAGAGCACAAGAATGAACTTTTGCAATCCCTCTGGGACGGTAAATACCGTCCAAAACCCGTACGGAGGGTAGAGATACCCAAAGAGAACGGAAAGACTAGAAAACTGGGAATACCAACAGTCGTAGACCGGTTAATCCAACAAGCGATTACTCAAGTCCTGAGCCCCATCTTTGAAGAGCAGTTCTCAAACAACAGTTTTGGATTCCGACCGAACCGCAGTGCTCATGATGCACTGTTGAAATGCCAGGGTCATATTACAGAAGGATACAAATATGTAGTAGACATGGACTTAGAGAAATACTTTGATACGGTCAACCAGAGCAAACTGATTCAAATTCTGTCTGAGACAATAAAAGACGGGCGAGTCATCTCACTCATCCACAAATTCCTAAGAGCAGGAGTTATGGTGGATGGTTTGTTTGAGGAAAGCCCCGAGGGCGTACCGCAAGGCGGACCCCTTAGTCCCTTACTTGGAAACATTATGCTCAATGAATGTGACCACGAGTTGGAAAAGCGAGGGCATAGATTTGTGCGTTATGCAGACGATATGATGATTTTTTGCAAAAGCAAGAAAGCAGCAAAGCGTGCGCTTGACCATATACTTCCGTTCATCGAAGGGAAGTTATTTCTCAAGGTAAACAGGGAGAAAACTAAGATCTCGCACGTAAACTATGTAAAGTATTTGGGATATAGCTTTTACATCTACAGAGGATTTGGGCGACTGAGAATCCATCCTAAAAGCATCCAGAAACTCAAAGATAAAATCCGAGAAGTGACTGGACGGAGCAACGGGATGGGAATCGAAGAACGGAGAACAAAACTCAACCAGATAGTGCGAGGCTGGACGAACTACTTTAAACTGGCCGACGCTAGAAATCTACTTAAGACACTGGATGAGTGGCTAAGAAGTCGCATACGGATGGTTACCTGGAAGCGATGGAAGAGAACCCGAACGCGATTTGAAAACCTCAAGAAAGTAGGTATACAAGAGGAACAAGCGTGGATGTGGGCAAACACAAGAAAAGGCTATTGGCGTACTGCCCATAGCCCGATTTTGACAAAAGCCTTATCCAATAAGCGTTTCGAACGGATTGGATATCTCAGTTTTAGTGAATGTTATTCTGCGAAGTAA
- a CDS encoding (Fe-S)-binding protein, translated as MKISIFITCLGNMLYPDLGVTMAKIFTRLGHTVDFPDKQACCGQISFNSGYMEDTRAVARNTIDAFEKSEVVVAPSGSCIGMIHHNYPSLFENDPVYLKKANELINKSYEFSQFLVNVLKQPDLGARYKAKVTYHPSCHATRLMGIRDEPLTLLEHIQGVEVVPLPEAQLCCGFGGTFAIKMPVISEAMVQEKAQHVIESGADILTGLDMGCLLNISGYLEKHGHPVPAMHVIQLLGKGIE; from the coding sequence ATGAAAATCTCAATTTTTATTACCTGTTTAGGTAACATGCTTTATCCGGATTTAGGGGTTACAATGGCCAAAATATTTACTCGGCTGGGCCACACTGTTGATTTTCCAGACAAGCAAGCCTGTTGTGGACAAATCTCATTTAACTCGGGTTATATGGAAGACACGAGAGCAGTCGCCCGCAACACGATTGATGCGTTTGAAAAGAGCGAAGTCGTAGTCGCGCCGAGCGGCTCCTGCATAGGAATGATTCATCATAACTATCCTTCTCTATTTGAAAACGACCCCGTCTATCTCAAGAAAGCAAATGAACTCATTAATAAGAGCTATGAATTCTCACAGTTTCTGGTCAACGTGCTTAAACAGCCTGATCTAGGAGCACGCTACAAAGCCAAAGTAACCTATCACCCTTCCTGCCACGCTACCCGCTTAATGGGAATACGAGATGAACCCCTCACCTTACTGGAACACATTCAAGGTGTTGAAGTTGTGCCCTTACCTGAGGCCCAACTATGTTGTGGTTTTGGGGGAACCTTCGCAATCAAAATGCCTGTGATTTCCGAGGCGATGGTTCAGGAAAAAGCACAACACGTCATCGAATCTGGCGCAGATATTCTCACTGGCCTTGATATGGGTTGCCTCCTTAACATCTCTGGATATTTGGAAAAACATGGGCACCCGGTACCTGCGATGCACGTTATTCAGCTGCTTGGAAAGGGGATAGAATGA
- a CDS encoding LutB/LldF family L-lactate oxidation iron-sulfur protein yields MSEKKPYDMHEALDKALNDDFLRMATRRATDKLRHQKLDAANQLGDWEEWRQAGETIRNHVVLNLDYYLKQLIENVEKNGGHVHLAKTPQDAVKIVQDIFQKHNAKTVIKSKSMISEEVHLNPALEKDGIEVSETDLAEYIIQIADEPPSHIIVPAMHKNRDQIAKLFEPIAGHPLTSDTPTLTKFARDKMREKFLSSEIGISGCNFAVADTGTVTMVTNEGNGRMVSTIPKVQITMMGMERIVPSFKELSVMLNLLARSATGQRLSVYTTMITPPRHEGDVDGPEEWHLVILDHNRSEILGDPDFRASLRCIRCGACFNVCPVYRQVGGHAYGSVYAGPIGIVITPLLEQNYEKWGHLPYFSSLCAACSEACPVRIPLMDLIVKHRDRKVLTGHTPAIEHKAFKAYRYYFTRPKALRNLLHMGSRMQWVLMRHGRIVMGPPPLNNWLRSRYVPPLPLQNFQDLWPMLEKRLEKTKPQGGEQK; encoded by the coding sequence ATGTCGGAGAAAAAGCCCTATGATATGCATGAAGCCCTAGATAAAGCACTCAATGATGACTTCCTCCGAATGGCTACTCGACGTGCAACAGATAAGCTGCGTCATCAGAAGTTGGACGCGGCGAATCAACTTGGAGACTGGGAAGAATGGCGTCAAGCTGGGGAAACAATTCGAAATCATGTCGTTCTTAACTTAGATTATTATCTGAAACAACTGATTGAAAATGTCGAGAAAAACGGTGGGCATGTTCATTTAGCCAAAACTCCGCAAGATGCCGTCAAAATTGTTCAGGACATTTTCCAAAAACATAATGCCAAGACCGTGATTAAATCAAAGTCGATGATTTCAGAGGAAGTCCATCTCAATCCCGCTCTGGAAAAAGACGGAATTGAAGTCAGCGAAACCGATCTCGCGGAATATATTATCCAGATCGCGGATGAACCTCCCTCTCACATCATTGTACCCGCGATGCATAAGAACCGGGATCAAATTGCGAAGCTTTTTGAACCGATTGCGGGGCATCCTTTAACTTCAGATACCCCGACCCTTACGAAATTTGCACGAGATAAAATGCGTGAAAAATTCCTCTCTAGTGAAATTGGGATCTCTGGCTGTAACTTTGCTGTCGCAGATACTGGGACTGTTACTATGGTGACCAATGAAGGAAACGGCCGTATGGTCAGCACCATACCAAAAGTTCAAATTACCATGATGGGCATGGAAAGAATTGTTCCATCCTTTAAGGAACTCAGCGTTATGCTTAATCTTCTTGCGCGCAGCGCCACGGGACAACGCTTATCCGTATATACAACGATGATCACGCCACCTCGACATGAAGGAGATGTTGATGGCCCTGAAGAATGGCATCTTGTCATTCTCGACCATAATCGCTCCGAAATATTAGGTGATCCAGATTTCCGCGCTTCTTTACGCTGTATCCGTTGTGGTGCCTGCTTTAACGTCTGTCCAGTTTACCGGCAAGTTGGAGGGCATGCATATGGATCCGTTTACGCTGGCCCCATTGGAATCGTCATAACCCCGCTTCTCGAACAAAATTATGAGAAGTGGGGCCATCTCCCCTATTTCTCTTCCTTATGTGCTGCATGCTCTGAAGCATGTCCCGTAAGAATTCCACTCATGGATTTAATTGTTAAACACCGTGATCGCAAAGTTCTTACTGGACACACCCCAGCAATTGAACATAAAGCCTTCAAGGCCTATCGTTATTATTTCACACGTCCCAAGGCTCTCCGCAATCTTCTCCATATGGGTTCCCGTATGCAGTGGGTTCTCATGCGTCATGGTCGTATCGTGATGGGCCCGCCTCCGCTTAACAATTGGTTAAGGAGCCGGTATGTACCCCCCCTCCCTCTTCAAAACTTTCAAGATCTCTGGCCGATGCTCGAAAAACGCTTAGAGAAAACTAAGCCACAAGGAGGTGAGCAAAAATGA
- a CDS encoding LutC/YkgG family protein: MSDPQEFLAHLAKKLGRPTPTSVEPIEFTFPHYQLSNLEERMDILLTNWKSLGGKGIKARTPEEAVPALKNWFGDPEPEWLNNTSILTWGELPDFVTNTFKQLHWATQSYPDSSIERTVRITSAAQSQLGVTGADYGIVQSGSLVLKSNPERGRAVSLLPPRHLAFLPASKIKDELSEIMEELLTAGAPPAGIEIISGPSRTSDIEMDLSIGVHGPIEVYLVIMTEL, translated from the coding sequence ATGAGTGATCCCCAAGAATTCCTCGCCCACTTAGCCAAAAAACTTGGACGTCCTACTCCGACCTCTGTCGAGCCGATTGAGTTCACCTTTCCTCACTATCAACTCAGCAATCTCGAAGAGCGCATGGATATCCTACTCACAAATTGGAAGTCACTCGGGGGCAAAGGAATTAAAGCCAGAACTCCTGAGGAAGCTGTCCCTGCTCTAAAGAATTGGTTTGGTGATCCAGAACCCGAATGGCTGAACAATACCTCGATCTTGACTTGGGGAGAACTGCCTGATTTTGTGACAAACACGTTTAAGCAGCTTCACTGGGCAACTCAATCCTACCCTGATTCGTCCATAGAGCGTACAGTGCGAATTACCTCAGCTGCGCAATCTCAGCTAGGTGTCACTGGAGCAGATTATGGAATCGTCCAATCGGGTTCCCTTGTGCTTAAAAGCAACCCCGAACGCGGGCGTGCCGTCAGCCTCTTGCCGCCTCGCCATTTAGCCTTTCTTCCCGCTTCAAAAATCAAAGATGAGCTGTCAGAGATCATGGAAGAGCTTCTTACGGCGGGGGCTCCTCCGGCTGGCATCGAAATCATTTCAGGACCTAGTCGCACCTCAGATATTGAGATGGATCTCTCCATCGGTGTTCATGGACCCATCGAAGTTTATTTGGTTATCATGACCGAGTTATAA
- the splB gene encoding spore photoproduct lyase, translating to MIGMKKFLPARVFYEPEALEYPLGKELVEHFRGTDIPVIETGSHNRVSGIPGKTAGQAYREGKRTLVIGVRKGKEFQSCKPSAHYQLPLVTSCPGMCEYCYLNTTLGKKPYIRVYVNVEEILGTARQLMEARLPEITLFEGAATSDPLPVEAYTGSLKQAIEFFGQLEKARFRFVTKFTNVDSLLEAKHEGHTRFRFSLNCAQVVKEYEHATPSPEERIQAAGKVLRAGYPLGFIIAPMIRVEGWREEYETLLSSLAQELEKNAPNNYRSSDLSFEWITHRYTTRAKNTILEVFPNTMLPMDEEQRKYKYGQFGYGKYVYRPEEMAEMKTFALEITEKYFPGAKIEYFI from the coding sequence ATGATTGGAATGAAAAAATTTCTTCCGGCTCGTGTTTTTTATGAGCCAGAAGCCTTAGAATACCCCTTGGGAAAGGAACTGGTTGAACACTTCCGCGGAACGGACATACCGGTAATAGAAACGGGGTCCCATAATCGAGTCAGCGGAATTCCTGGGAAAACCGCTGGACAAGCCTATCGAGAAGGTAAACGGACACTCGTGATTGGGGTCCGCAAAGGAAAAGAATTTCAAAGCTGTAAGCCTTCTGCCCATTATCAGCTCCCTCTTGTCACGAGTTGTCCAGGAATGTGCGAATACTGTTACCTCAATACAACCTTAGGTAAAAAGCCCTATATTCGTGTTTATGTTAATGTTGAGGAAATTCTGGGAACGGCCCGCCAGCTTATGGAGGCGCGACTTCCGGAGATCACACTTTTTGAAGGAGCGGCTACTTCTGACCCCTTGCCAGTTGAAGCGTATACTGGCTCGTTAAAACAAGCCATTGAGTTTTTCGGTCAGCTTGAAAAGGCTCGCTTCCGATTTGTTACAAAATTTACGAATGTGGACAGTTTACTTGAGGCAAAACATGAGGGGCATACCCGATTTCGCTTTAGTTTAAACTGTGCCCAAGTAGTTAAGGAATACGAACACGCAACACCGTCTCCAGAGGAACGAATCCAGGCCGCAGGAAAGGTTTTGAGAGCTGGATATCCCTTGGGGTTCATCATAGCACCGATGATTCGTGTTGAAGGGTGGCGGGAGGAATATGAGACGCTGCTATCGTCCTTAGCTCAAGAGTTGGAGAAAAATGCTCCGAATAATTATCGGTCAAGCGATTTGAGTTTCGAATGGATTACGCATCGATACACAACGCGGGCAAAAAACACGATTCTCGAGGTGTTCCCTAATACAATGCTACCGATGGACGAAGAGCAACGGAAGTATAAGTATGGTCAGTTTGGCTATGGTAAATATGTTTATCGCCCAGAGGAGATGGCAGAAATGAAAACGTTTGCGTTGGAAATCACAGAAAAGTATTTTCCAGGGGCAAAGATCGAGTACTTTATATAA